In the genome of Apodemus sylvaticus chromosome 2, mApoSyl1.1, whole genome shotgun sequence, one region contains:
- the LOC127679160 gene encoding C-type lectin domain family 4 member A-like, whose protein sequence is MALPNIYTEVNFKNQPFSSGITSDSSSCTASDSSSVLPKKTSIHKSTPGFPMLLLALLIFFLLLAIFFSIALIILFQMYSGLLEGKNTLNQLNHAKLHCVKNHSSVEDKVWSCCPMNWKPFGSHCYFTSRDSASWSESEEKCSLRGAHLLVIHSQEEQDFITNTLNPRAAYYVGLSDPEGHGQWQWVDQTPYDQNATSWHSDEPSGSTGLCVVLNYHPHLKGWGWSVVPCDGDHRLVCEMRQLYL, encoded by the exons ATGGCATTACCAAACATTTACACTGAAGTGAACTTCAAAAATCAACCTTTTTCCTCAGGCATCACCTCTGACTCATCGTCATGTACCGCCTCAGACTCGTCTTCAG TGCTCCCAAAGAAGACCAGCATTCACAAAAGTACTCCTGGCTTTCCCATGCTGCTTCTTGCCTTGTTGATATTTTTCCTGTTGCTGGCAATCTTTTTCTCCATTGCTCTGATCA ttTTGTTTCAAATGTATTCTGGTCTCCTTGAAGGAAAAAATACTCTAAATCAACTGAATCATGCAAAATTGCATTGTGTAAAAAATCACTCATCCGTGGAAG ACAAAGTCTGGAGCTGTTGTCCAATGAATTGGAAGCCATTTGGTTCCCACTGCTACTTCACTTCCCGAGACTCTGCATCCTGGAGTGAGAGTGAGGAGAAGTGCTCCCTCAGGGGTGCTCATCTGCTGGTGATCCACAGCCAGGAAGAGCAG gATTTCATCACCAACACTCTGAACCCTCGTGCTGCTTATTATGTGGGTCTGTCAGATCCAGAGGGCCACGGGCAATGGCAGTGGGTTGATCAGACACCATATGATCAAAATGCCAC ctcCTGGCACTCAGATGAACCCAGTGGCAGCACGGGATTGTGTGTTGTGCTAAATTACCATCCACACCTTAAAGGATGGGGCTGGAGTGTCGTCCCTTGTGACGGTGATCATAGGTTGGTTTGTGAGATGAGGCAGCTCTACCTATGA